In the genome of Marispirochaeta sp., one region contains:
- a CDS encoding sugar ABC transporter permease — MNALTGRKINTVFVFALFTVPALAAIFLSVLVPFFMSIIYSFTKWNGLDKVPVFIGLSNYKELIFDDPEMVSSLFFTLRLTFLTVIFTNTIALTLAVFLDSDINGKNFLRAAFYIPHIVSLIVIGYIWKFIFTSGFDSLYNLLKWKIFQQSWLGDGDIAFVSVAMVSVWQAIGFYMVIYIAGLQTVPKELMEASMIDGASPLRRFFRITLPMIMPSVTVCVFYSLSNGLKAFDVIFSLTNGGPGTATMSIALDIYRTAFIISRFGYGTAKSVVLFLTILLLTFFQIKAFKRREVEL, encoded by the coding sequence ATGAATGCTTTGACTGGCAGGAAAATTAACACTGTTTTTGTATTTGCTCTGTTTACTGTACCGGCTCTCGCGGCAATCTTTTTATCCGTTCTGGTTCCCTTCTTTATGAGTATTATCTATTCTTTTACCAAGTGGAATGGGCTCGATAAAGTTCCTGTGTTTATTGGTTTATCCAATTATAAGGAACTGATTTTTGATGATCCTGAAATGGTTAGCTCTCTTTTTTTTACTCTTCGTCTTACTTTTCTCACTGTAATATTTACGAATACTATCGCCCTTACCCTGGCGGTATTTCTGGATTCTGACATCAATGGCAAAAACTTCCTGCGTGCTGCCTTTTATATCCCGCATATAGTCAGCCTGATAGTCATAGGGTATATATGGAAGTTCATTTTCACCAGCGGTTTTGACTCTTTATATAATCTTTTGAAATGGAAAATCTTCCAGCAGAGTTGGTTGGGCGATGGAGATATCGCTTTTGTGAGTGTTGCAATGGTATCTGTGTGGCAGGCTATAGGCTTCTACATGGTTATTTATATCGCCGGGCTTCAGACGGTCCCCAAAGAGCTCATGGAAGCTTCGATGATTGATGGAGCGTCTCCTCTGCGCAGGTTTTTCCGGATAACACTGCCAATGATAATGCCATCGGTAACGGTTTGCGTTTTCTATTCTCTTTCCAATGGCCTCAAGGCATTCGATGTTATTTTCAGCCTGACGAACGGGGGGCCTGGGACAGCGACGATGAGCATTGCTCTGGATATATATCGAACAGCTTTTATCATCAGTAGATTTGGTTACGGAACGGCGAAATCGGTGGTTCTTTTTCTGACTATTCTTCTGCTCACGTTTTTCCAGATAAAGGCATTTAAGCGGCGGGAGGTTGAATTATGA
- the clpS gene encoding ATP-dependent Clp protease adapter ClpS: MSDQGSRNFDSEVVEKSDQRLKEPEMYKVVLHNDHYTTMEFVVEILMVVFHKEVPEATRIMMDVHKKGRGVVGVYTYDVAATRATRVHHIAKEREYPLRCTIEPA; this comes from the coding sequence ATGTCCGATCAGGGCTCTCGAAACTTCGATTCCGAAGTAGTTGAAAAATCGGACCAGCGTCTCAAGGAACCGGAGATGTACAAGGTTGTTCTCCACAACGATCATTACACGACAATGGAGTTTGTGGTTGAGATATTGATGGTGGTTTTTCATAAAGAGGTGCCCGAGGCGACCCGGATTATGATGGATGTGCATAAAAAGGGCCGCGGGGTTGTCGGTGTCTATACCTATGATGTGGCGGCAACACGGGCCACACGGGTTCACCATATAGCAAAGGAGCGGGAGTACCCCCTGCGCTGTACCATAGAACCGGCCTGA
- a CDS encoding carbohydrate ABC transporter permease, which translates to MRDRVFPVFVTCILVLAAIVYLYPLILVVINSFKTFAEITSNVVALPEKFVFENYINAFRLMDYPRLFLNTLFATATGVLGVVVVSSMAGYKLSRTKTRYSWFLFILSISPMMIPFHSFMIALVKVAKGLGLTGSTWGLGVIYWGLGAPLALFLYHGFVKSVPRDLDDCARIDGASPLQAFYQIIFPLLQPVTVSVVVLNAMWMWNDFLLPLLLLSGSKKSMTLQLAAYNFFGLYKIEWNYAMAGVLLTILPAVIFYLVLQKHIVKGMVAGAVKT; encoded by the coding sequence ATGAGGGATCGAGTATTTCCGGTTTTTGTAACCTGTATTCTTGTTCTTGCTGCGATTGTATATCTGTATCCTCTGATTCTTGTGGTGATAAACTCTTTCAAGACGTTTGCGGAAATAACAAGCAATGTAGTTGCTTTGCCAGAGAAATTTGTTTTTGAGAACTATATTAATGCTTTCCGATTAATGGACTACCCCAGACTTTTTCTCAATACCCTCTTCGCTACGGCAACCGGTGTACTCGGTGTTGTAGTTGTCAGTTCCATGGCAGGTTATAAGTTATCTCGGACGAAGACCCGTTACAGCTGGTTTTTGTTCATTTTATCTATATCCCCCATGATGATTCCCTTTCACTCCTTCATGATCGCCCTGGTAAAGGTTGCGAAGGGATTAGGTCTGACCGGATCAACCTGGGGTCTAGGTGTTATCTACTGGGGGTTGGGGGCACCTCTGGCACTTTTTCTTTACCACGGCTTCGTAAAATCAGTGCCTCGGGATCTCGATGATTGCGCCAGAATAGACGGTGCATCACCATTACAGGCTTTCTATCAGATTATTTTTCCGTTGTTACAACCTGTAACTGTGTCTGTGGTCGTATTGAATGCCATGTGGATGTGGAATGATTTTTTACTCCCTTTGCTGCTGTTGAGCGGTTCAAAAAAGTCCATGACTCTCCAGCTCGCGGCTTATAATTTTTTCGGTTTATATAAGATCGAGTGGAATTATGCGATGGCCGGAGTGCTCCTCACCATTTTGCCTGCAGTTATCTTCTATCTTGTGTTGCAGAAGCATATTGTCAAGGGAATGGTCGCTGGAGCTGTAAAAACATAA
- a CDS encoding extracellular solute-binding protein: MKKVFAVFLMVLVCSWAFAGGQKDADSGGSKTLDLLFYSPELQEQYKEMAAAYKEATGVTLDITVLQADYRTVLNSRINSGDVPDIFMSSAYADNSTYKDYIYDLTDEDFIQHIEPSALQGVTVNGRILGYPFLVQSHSLIYNKKVFSDLGITKLPGTIRELEETAKRIKDAGIQPFATGFKEFWVLPQTAWHVLAPVAVESYGGYENFVTMLNNGSLTFSDIPEMRNVFDVLDLIRKYGGPKPNESDFNNQTSSLAAGKVAIIHQGNWAEDTIRKTNPGADIGYLVGPVGNDPTRAGIMFDSNQTIRIAKDGKNLQAALDWLRWLTTSEYGKNWIPGKIKQLSPIKGASAPDAQIAEETVRMIAEGIPAYPWFYQMFPTGTEQTLGAILQGYCAGQTDRNETLAALDAQYTKISRAAE; encoded by the coding sequence ATGAAAAAGGTCTTTGCTGTTTTTCTGATGGTGCTTGTTTGTTCATGGGCTTTTGCCGGCGGCCAAAAGGATGCCGATAGCGGTGGTTCAAAAACCTTAGATCTGCTGTTTTACAGTCCTGAGCTGCAGGAACAATACAAGGAAATGGCCGCAGCATACAAGGAAGCGACAGGGGTAACTCTGGACATTACCGTTTTGCAGGCGGATTATCGCACTGTTTTAAACAGTCGAATAAATTCCGGGGATGTTCCGGACATATTCATGAGTAGTGCATATGCTGATAACTCGACTTACAAAGATTACATCTATGATTTAACCGATGAGGACTTTATACAACATATAGAACCATCGGCTCTCCAGGGAGTCACGGTAAACGGCAGGATCCTTGGATATCCTTTCCTGGTGCAGTCTCATTCATTAATCTACAATAAAAAAGTTTTTTCCGACCTTGGGATTACTAAACTTCCTGGGACTATACGGGAGCTCGAAGAAACCGCCAAAAGGATCAAGGACGCAGGTATTCAGCCTTTTGCTACGGGTTTCAAAGAGTTTTGGGTCTTACCGCAGACAGCCTGGCACGTCCTCGCTCCGGTTGCAGTTGAGTCTTACGGCGGTTATGAGAATTTTGTAACAATGCTGAACAATGGTTCCTTGACCTTTAGCGATATTCCCGAGATGAGAAATGTATTTGATGTTCTCGATTTAATCAGGAAATACGGCGGACCGAAACCAAATGAATCAGATTTTAATAATCAGACTTCATCCCTGGCTGCCGGAAAAGTCGCTATTATTCATCAGGGTAACTGGGCTGAGGATACTATTCGCAAAACTAATCCCGGTGCCGACATCGGGTATCTCGTTGGACCGGTTGGGAATGATCCAACGAGAGCTGGCATTATGTTTGATTCCAATCAGACTATCCGGATTGCCAAAGATGGTAAAAACCTGCAGGCAGCTCTTGATTGGCTGCGATGGTTGACAACTTCCGAGTATGGCAAAAACTGGATCCCTGGAAAGATCAAGCAGCTTTCTCCAATAAAAGGTGCCTCCGCGCCGGACGCGCAAATAGCAGAAGAAACAGTCAGGATGATCGCCGAAGGTATTCCGGCATATCCCTGGTTTTATCAAATGTTCCCTACCGGTACGGAACAGACATTGGGCGCCATTCTGCAAGGTTATTGTGCCGGCCAAACAGATAGAAACGAAACCCTTGCCGCTCTTGATGCGCAATACACGAAGATCTCCAGGGCTGCTGAATAA
- the yicI gene encoding alpha-xylosidase — protein sequence MKFRDGYWGLKSGITLNNPVEVRDIRFDRDSLTVFSMCRQFRHRGDTLNAPMLTTEYSSPLPDIIRVRTFHFKGAPDPGPNFDLYEGVSSDIEISESDEDVSFRSGDLVVRIARKDKWCTELFFRDRYLTGITGKLSGHVTACDGSAYMSEHLTLSVGEYVYGLGERFTPFVKNGQVVDIWNEDGGTSSEQAYKNIPFYLTNRGYGVLVANPGKVSFEVASEVVTSVQFSVPGEFLDYYFIGGGNPKAVLSNYAKLAGRPSLPPAWSFGLWLTTSFTTKYDEETVNTFIDGMAAKNIPLHVFHFDCFWMKEFQWVDFEWDTDQFPDPRGMLKRLKKRGLRICVWINPYIAQKSRLFDEGLENGYLVKKPDGSIWQWDRWQAGMGLVDFTNPEAVAWYKAALRKLMDMGVDTFKTDFGERIPTDVKYSDGSDPYKMHNYYAYLYNKAVFELIEEVKGRHQALVFARSATTGGQKFPVHWGGDCSATYESMAESLRGGLSLALSGFGFWSHDIGGFERTSTPDLFKRWIAFGALSSHSRLHGNESYRVPWYFDDESSTVLKFFIELKCSLMPYIFSQACKTASTGIPILRAMILEFPEVHACSYLDRQYMLGDSLLVAPIFSSEGKVSYYLPEGRWTNFLSGKITEGGVWRTEEHDYFSLPLMVPDNTIIAVGAEKRRPDYDYIDAVCFHLFEITEQEGSTATVYGIDGEQKVEITVRKQGRYLHIDKRGVKTMWSLCLRGIGSVKSVDGGSWDGSSIGAHVSVAADTERVVIQL from the coding sequence ATGAAATTCAGGGATGGCTATTGGGGTCTTAAGAGCGGTATTACGCTGAATAATCCGGTTGAGGTTCGGGATATTCGATTTGATCGGGATTCTCTTACTGTTTTCTCTATGTGCAGGCAGTTTAGACACCGCGGAGATACTCTGAACGCACCGATGCTTACAACAGAGTATTCTTCTCCTCTTCCGGACATTATTCGTGTAAGAACCTTTCACTTCAAAGGAGCTCCTGATCCAGGACCGAACTTTGATCTATATGAGGGAGTGTCCTCTGATATAGAGATTTCAGAATCCGATGAAGATGTTTCTTTTCGTTCAGGAGATCTTGTCGTCAGGATTGCACGTAAGGACAAGTGGTGTACCGAGCTCTTTTTTCGTGATAGGTATTTGACCGGTATAACAGGAAAACTTTCCGGGCATGTAACTGCATGCGACGGTTCTGCCTACATGAGTGAACATCTGACGCTTTCCGTGGGAGAGTACGTCTACGGTCTCGGAGAACGCTTTACACCGTTTGTAAAAAATGGGCAGGTTGTGGATATTTGGAACGAAGACGGAGGTACATCAAGTGAACAGGCATATAAAAATATCCCGTTCTATTTAACAAACCGGGGCTATGGGGTTCTTGTGGCGAACCCCGGCAAGGTTTCTTTTGAAGTGGCATCAGAGGTCGTGACCTCGGTACAGTTTTCTGTACCTGGTGAATTTCTCGATTACTATTTTATCGGCGGCGGAAATCCCAAGGCTGTACTCTCCAATTATGCAAAGCTTGCAGGAAGACCTTCATTGCCGCCTGCATGGTCATTCGGTCTCTGGTTAACAACATCGTTTACCACAAAATACGACGAAGAAACTGTTAACACTTTCATCGACGGTATGGCTGCAAAAAATATTCCACTGCACGTTTTTCATTTTGACTGTTTCTGGATGAAGGAATTTCAATGGGTTGATTTTGAATGGGACACCGATCAGTTTCCAGATCCACGCGGAATGCTGAAGCGTTTGAAAAAGCGCGGTCTTCGAATATGTGTCTGGATAAACCCTTATATTGCGCAGAAGTCCCGGCTCTTCGATGAAGGGCTGGAGAACGGTTATCTTGTTAAGAAGCCTGACGGCAGTATCTGGCAATGGGACCGCTGGCAGGCTGGTATGGGGCTGGTTGATTTTACCAACCCGGAGGCCGTTGCCTGGTATAAGGCCGCTCTTCGGAAGCTGATGGATATGGGGGTAGATACGTTTAAAACAGATTTCGGGGAACGAATTCCGACTGATGTTAAATACAGCGATGGTTCTGATCCTTATAAAATGCATAATTATTATGCTTACCTGTATAACAAGGCTGTTTTTGAGCTAATCGAAGAAGTGAAAGGCCGTCATCAGGCTCTTGTATTTGCCCGTTCCGCAACAACGGGCGGGCAGAAATTCCCGGTTCACTGGGGGGGAGACTGTTCTGCGACGTATGAATCCATGGCTGAGAGCCTCAGAGGAGGACTCTCTCTTGCTTTATCTGGTTTCGGTTTCTGGAGCCACGATATAGGCGGATTTGAACGTACCTCGACGCCTGACCTTTTTAAACGATGGATTGCTTTTGGCGCGCTTTCTTCCCACAGCCGACTTCACGGCAATGAGTCTTACAGGGTCCCTTGGTACTTTGATGACGAGTCAAGCACTGTTTTAAAGTTTTTTATTGAGCTCAAGTGTAGTCTGATGCCCTATATTTTTTCTCAGGCCTGCAAAACCGCATCGACTGGTATCCCCATACTGCGAGCGATGATCCTTGAGTTTCCAGAAGTTCATGCCTGTTCGTATCTGGATAGACAATACATGCTTGGAGACTCTCTGCTTGTTGCTCCGATTTTTAGTAGTGAGGGCAAAGTTTCATATTACTTGCCCGAGGGACGCTGGACCAATTTTCTTTCTGGTAAAATTACCGAAGGCGGAGTGTGGCGTACAGAGGAACATGATTATTTCAGTCTTCCTCTTATGGTGCCGGATAATACCATCATTGCTGTCGGTGCGGAGAAACGCAGACCGGATTATGATTATATTGACGCGGTATGCTTTCATCTTTTCGAGATAACTGAACAGGAAGGTTCAACCGCAACGGTATATGGAATAGACGGGGAACAAAAGGTTGAAATCACCGTTCGCAAGCAAGGTAGGTATCTCCATATAGATAAGAGAGGGGTAAAAACAATGTGGTCTCTGTGCCTTCGGGGTATCGGTTCTGTAAAATCTGTTGACGGCGGCAGCTGGGATGGGTCTTCTATCGGAGCACATGTTTCTGTAGCTGCGGATACTGAAAGGGTTGTCATACAGCTGTGA